The Oryzias latipes chromosome 4, ASM223467v1 genome includes a window with the following:
- the LOC105353917 gene encoding 5-hydroxytryptamine receptor 3A-like, translated as MEKNTAPPVPYIYLHFDGDIYDSQPIRVVSSCSLDIYLFPFDIQNCTFTFNSYIHVMDEIQLLLSGTGDEMTEASKMVISTMGEWSLNKITANRAEIDTVEGNIYVELQCHISIRRHPTTYVVNLLLPSCFLIAVDLFSFMLPPKKIDRSLFKMTLVLGYTVFLLNTNQMLPITGDTVPLINVFLSMCLVMMVATLVESIFVTNLLHGSADYPPAPRWFRDFVFQVLGRLVRISTKSIERDNTVIQNPNAQEMSDSSPVVTKNDISEEKETLNENKSVQVLRKINRDLKAIHLQVEKKLKRNLSSQEWIYIALIIDRLLFFFYILFISVSFITILIIWVVSYSKA; from the exons ATGGAGAAGAACACTGCTCCTCCTGTTCCATACATCTACCTGCATTTTGATGGTGACATTTACGACTCACAGCCCATCAGAGTGGTCAGTTCCTGCAGCCTTGATATCTACCTGTTTCCCTTTGATATTCAGAACTGTACTTTTACCTTCAACTCCTACATCCACGTCA TGGACGAAATACAGCTCCTCCTTTCTGGAACTGGAGACGAAATGACTGAAGCGTCTAAAATGGTGATATCTACGATGGGCGAATGGAGCTTAAATAAAATCACAGCGAACAGAGCAGAAATTGATACCGTAGAAGGAAACATTTATGTGGAGCTTCAATGCCAT ATCTCCATTCGGCGCCATCCCACCACATATGTGGTGAACCTCCTGCTCCCCAGCTGTTTCCTCATTGCAGTGGATCTTTTCAGCTTCATGCTGCCTCCTAAAAAGATCGACCGCTCCCTGTTCAAGATGACTCTTGTCCTGGGCTACACTGTCTTCCTGCTAAACACCAACCAAATGCTGCCCATTACTGGAGACACTGTACCCCTCATAA ACGTGTTCCTGTCCATGTGTCTGGTGATGATGGTTGCTACTTTAGTGGAGTCCATCTTTGTTACCAACCTCCTGCACGGCTCTGCCGACTATCCTCCAGCGCCTCGTTGGTTcagagattttgtttttcaggttttgGGACGGCTGGTAAGAATTTCTACAAAGTCCATAGAAAGAGACAACACTGTAATCCAAAATCCCAACGCACAAG aaatgtcAGATTCCTCTCCAGTGGTTACAAAAAACGACATTTCGGAGGAGAAGGAAACCTTGAATGAGAACAAGAGTGTGCAGGTGCTCAGGAAAATAAACAGGGATCTGAAAGCCATCCACCTTCAAGTGGAGAAGAAGCTGAAAAGAAACCTCAGCTCACAGGAGTGGATCTACATCGCTCTCATCATTGACcgtctgctgtttttcttttacatcctCTTCATATCAGTCAGCTTCATTACTATCCTCATCATCTGGGTCGTCTCATACAGTAAAGCCTGA